The Streptomyces pactum genome contains a region encoding:
- a CDS encoding N-acetylmuramoyl-L-alanine amidase — translation MERERTAPVPTRRRLLMGAALATVPYALLSGKRAAARPQTVDDPSAEWQPASTSNYTRSSRPTAYPVDYVVIHVTQETYADTLDIFRNPEKQVSAHYVVRSSDGHLAQCVSEADIAWHAGNWDYNTRSIGIEHEGWVDRPEYFTNALYERSARLTAAICTRYGIPKDRAHIIAHHEVPGSDHTDPGPLWDWTRYIRLVNFA, via the coding sequence ATGGAAAGGGAGAGGACAGCACCGGTTCCGACCAGGCGGCGGCTCCTGATGGGCGCCGCGCTCGCCACCGTCCCGTATGCCCTGCTCTCCGGCAAGCGGGCCGCCGCACGGCCCCAGACCGTCGACGACCCCTCCGCCGAGTGGCAGCCGGCGAGCACGTCCAACTACACCCGGTCCAGCCGCCCCACCGCCTATCCCGTCGACTACGTGGTCATCCACGTCACGCAGGAGACGTACGCCGACACCCTCGACATCTTCCGCAACCCCGAGAAGCAGGTGTCCGCGCACTACGTCGTCCGGTCCTCCGACGGGCACCTGGCACAGTGCGTCAGCGAGGCGGACATCGCCTGGCACGCGGGAAACTGGGACTACAACACCCGCAGCATCGGCATCGAACACGAGGGGTGGGTGGACCGGCCCGAGTACTTCACCAACGCCCTGTACGAACGGTCGGCCCGGCTCACCGCGGCGATCTGCACCAGATACGGCATCCCCAAGGACCGCGCGCACATCATCGCGCACCATGAGGTACCGGGCAGTGATCACACGGACCCGGGGCCCCTGTGGGACTGGACCCGCTACATCAGACTGGTCAACTTCGCCTGA
- a CDS encoding ROK family transcriptional regulator, with protein MTAPPHETHPARPGRALPDTQQGMRRRNLARVMHTVSADGPLSRAAVASRIGLTRAAVSTLVDELIRSGLLEELGPERPGRVGRPGSALAVSARGPAGIGAEVGVDHLAVCAVDLRGRVRSRVVRYGSNRGRSPAPVLEQLTGLVRRVVSEAEAEGLWPAGLAVAVPGLVARDARTVVRAPNLDWHDADLGALLPGDLPLTVDNEANFGALAELWLGDGIPRDFLHVSAEIGIGAAVVVDGRLLRGTRGFAGELGHVPVRPDGLECACGGRGCLEQYAGEKAVLRAAGVEAGEDRVGLLAGRAAEGDESVRRALREAGTALGIALTGAVNLLDPESVVLGGALAALAPWLLPSLRDELARRTAGPACPVSVSALGPQGPLLGAAHSVVRAVLDDPAVVAERA; from the coding sequence ATGACCGCACCGCCGCACGAAACACACCCGGCCCGCCCCGGGCGCGCACTGCCGGACACCCAGCAGGGGATGCGCCGCCGCAACCTCGCCCGGGTGATGCACACCGTCAGTGCCGACGGCCCGTTGTCCCGGGCCGCCGTCGCCTCACGGATCGGCCTGACACGTGCGGCGGTGTCGACCCTCGTGGACGAGCTCATCCGCTCGGGCCTGCTGGAGGAGTTGGGCCCCGAGCGGCCCGGCCGGGTGGGGCGGCCCGGGTCGGCGCTGGCCGTCAGCGCTCGCGGCCCGGCCGGTATCGGAGCGGAGGTCGGCGTCGACCACCTCGCGGTGTGCGCGGTCGACCTGCGCGGCCGGGTACGGTCGCGTGTCGTGCGGTACGGCAGCAACAGGGGCCGCTCGCCGGCGCCGGTACTCGAGCAGCTCACCGGCCTGGTGCGGCGGGTCGTCTCGGAGGCGGAGGCCGAGGGGTTGTGGCCGGCCGGGCTCGCGGTGGCCGTGCCGGGTCTCGTGGCCCGGGACGCCAGGACCGTCGTACGCGCTCCCAACCTCGACTGGCACGACGCGGACCTCGGCGCGCTGCTGCCCGGGGACCTGCCGCTGACCGTGGACAACGAGGCCAACTTCGGCGCACTCGCCGAGCTCTGGCTGGGCGACGGCATCCCACGCGACTTCCTGCACGTCTCGGCCGAGATCGGCATCGGCGCGGCCGTGGTCGTCGACGGGCGACTGCTTCGCGGTACCCGCGGATTCGCCGGCGAGCTGGGCCATGTGCCGGTCCGCCCGGACGGGCTGGAGTGTGCCTGCGGCGGGCGGGGATGCCTGGAGCAGTACGCCGGCGAGAAGGCGGTACTGCGCGCGGCCGGCGTGGAGGCGGGCGAGGATCGCGTCGGACTCCTCGCGGGGCGTGCCGCGGAGGGCGACGAGTCCGTACGGCGTGCCCTGCGCGAGGCGGGCACCGCGCTCGGCATCGCGTTGACCGGGGCGGTCAACCTGCTGGACCCCGAGAGTGTGGTGCTGGGCGGCGCGCTGGCCGCACTCGCGCCCTGGCTGCTGCCGTCGCTGCGGGACGAACTGGCCCGGCGCACGGCAGGTCCGGCCTGCCCGGTCTCGGTGTCGGCGCTGGGCCCGCAGGGGCCACTGCTCGGCGCGGCACACTCGGTGGTCCGTGCCGTTCTGGACGACCCGGCGGTGGTGGCGGAACGGGCCTGA
- a CDS encoding IS110 family transposase: protein MAADEIAVIGGIDTHTDVHQAAVIDTVGRHLATEAFPTTPDGYQQLLDWLRPHGELLAVGLEGTGAYGAEIARFLTANGITVVEVDRPDRKVRRDNGKSDPVDAYAAATAVLSGRASGTPKTRNGIVEAIRTLRVARSSAVKARTQTINQIRNLIVTAPAVVREKLRALTTSELIGTLARSRPVGDLSDPEHAARVTLRRLARRYQRLCEEIADADADLGPLVTRAAPRLVALPGVGPETAGQLLTTAGDNPDRLRSEASFAHLCAASPIPASSGRTHRHRLNRGGDRQANRALHTIVLVRMRYDQRTRDYVARRTTEGMTKKDIVRCLKRFVAREVYRHLPRPQITTEQLAQAA, encoded by the coding sequence ATGGCAGCAGACGAGATAGCGGTCATCGGCGGCATCGATACCCACACCGACGTCCACCAGGCCGCAGTGATCGACACGGTCGGCCGGCACCTGGCCACCGAGGCGTTTCCCACCACCCCGGACGGCTACCAGCAGTTGCTGGACTGGCTGCGCCCGCATGGCGAACTGCTGGCGGTGGGCCTGGAGGGCACGGGCGCCTACGGCGCCGAGATCGCCCGTTTCCTGACCGCCAACGGCATCACCGTCGTGGAGGTCGACCGCCCTGACCGCAAGGTCCGTCGGGACAACGGCAAGTCCGACCCGGTCGACGCCTACGCCGCTGCGACCGCCGTGCTGTCCGGCCGGGCCTCGGGCACGCCGAAGACCCGCAACGGGATCGTGGAGGCCATCCGTACCCTGCGCGTGGCCCGCAGCTCGGCGGTCAAGGCCCGCACCCAGACCATCAATCAGATCCGCAATCTCATCGTGACGGCACCCGCGGTGGTCCGGGAGAAGCTGCGGGCTCTGACCACCAGCGAGCTGATCGGCACTCTCGCCCGGTCCCGTCCCGTCGGTGACCTCTCCGATCCGGAGCACGCGGCCAGGGTCACACTGCGCAGGCTCGCCCGCCGCTACCAGCGGCTCTGCGAGGAGATCGCCGACGCCGACGCCGATTTGGGCCCGCTGGTCACCCGGGCCGCACCCCGGCTGGTCGCCCTGCCTGGCGTCGGCCCCGAGACTGCGGGCCAGTTGCTGACCACCGCGGGCGACAACCCCGACCGCCTCCGCTCGGAAGCCTCCTTCGCGCACCTATGCGCAGCCTCTCCAATCCCGGCATCATCGGGCCGGACACACCGGCACCGGCTCAACCGCGGAGGCGACCGGCAGGCCAACCGGGCTCTCCACACCATCGTGCTGGTCCGTATGCGCTACGACCAACGCACCCGCGACTACGTCGCCAGACGCACCACCGAAGGCATGACGAAGAAGGACATCGTCCGCTGCCTGAAACGGTTCGTCGCTCGCGAGGTCTACCGTCACCTGCCCCGTCCTCAGATCACCACTGAACAACTCGCCCAAGCCGCTTGA
- the xylB gene encoding xylulokinase: MSAAEGPLVVGVDTSTQSTKALVVDAATGQVVASGQAPHTVSSGPGRESDPRQWWDALREALHQCGDAAREAAAVSVGGQQHGLVTLDAQGDPVRPALLWNDVRSAPQARRLIEELGGPKSWAERTGSVPSASFTVTKWAWLAEHEPDAARAAKAVRLPHDYLTERLTGEGTTDRGDASGTGWWASGTESYDEDVLARVGLDPALLPRVVRPGEVAGTVRDGHGLPFSKGTLVAAGTGDNAAAALGLGLRPGVPVMSLGTSGTVYAVSRRRPADPTGTVAGFADARGDWLPLACTLNCTLAVDRVAALLGLDREAVEPGTDVTLLPYLDGERTPNLPHSSGLLHGLRHDTTAGQVLQAAYDGAVHSLLGALDLVLDTDADPAAPLLLIGGGARGNAWQQTVRRLSGRPVQIPEAKELVALGAAAQAAGLLTGEDAAAVARRWNTAAGPVLDAVERDEATLTRITGVLSDAAPLLERNTDSL, encoded by the coding sequence ATGTCAGCAGCCGAGGGTCCGCTCGTCGTCGGCGTGGACACGTCCACCCAGTCCACCAAGGCGCTGGTCGTCGACGCCGCCACCGGCCAGGTCGTCGCGAGCGGCCAGGCCCCCCACACCGTGTCCTCCGGGCCCGGCCGTGAGAGCGACCCACGCCAGTGGTGGGACGCGCTCCGCGAGGCCCTGCACCAGTGCGGTGACGCCGCGCGGGAGGCCGCCGCGGTGTCCGTCGGCGGGCAGCAGCACGGTCTCGTCACGCTGGACGCCCAGGGCGACCCGGTGCGCCCGGCCCTGCTGTGGAACGACGTGCGCTCGGCCCCGCAGGCCCGCCGCCTGATCGAGGAGCTGGGCGGCCCCAAGTCGTGGGCGGAGCGCACGGGCAGCGTGCCCAGTGCCTCCTTCACGGTCACCAAGTGGGCCTGGCTGGCCGAGCACGAGCCGGACGCGGCGCGCGCGGCGAAGGCCGTACGCCTTCCCCACGACTACCTCACCGAACGCCTCACCGGTGAGGGGACCACCGACCGCGGCGACGCGTCCGGCACCGGCTGGTGGGCGTCCGGCACCGAGTCGTACGACGAGGATGTCCTCGCGCGCGTGGGACTGGATCCGGCATTGCTGCCCCGAGTGGTCCGGCCCGGCGAGGTGGCCGGCACCGTGCGCGACGGTCACGGGCTGCCGTTCTCCAAGGGCACCCTGGTCGCCGCCGGCACCGGCGACAACGCGGCCGCCGCGCTGGGCCTCGGGCTGCGTCCCGGCGTACCCGTGATGAGCCTCGGGACGTCCGGCACCGTGTACGCCGTGTCACGCCGACGGCCCGCCGACCCGACCGGCACGGTGGCGGGCTTCGCCGACGCACGCGGCGACTGGCTGCCACTGGCCTGCACCCTCAACTGCACCCTCGCCGTCGACCGGGTCGCGGCCCTGCTGGGCCTGGACCGGGAAGCCGTCGAACCCGGCACCGACGTCACGCTCCTGCCCTACCTGGACGGCGAGCGCACACCGAACCTGCCGCACTCCTCCGGCCTCCTGCACGGGCTGCGCCACGACACGACCGCCGGTCAGGTACTCCAGGCCGCGTACGACGGCGCCGTGCACTCGCTGCTCGGCGCGCTGGATCTGGTCCTGGACACCGACGCGGACCCCGCCGCGCCGCTGCTGCTGATCGGCGGCGGGGCGCGCGGGAACGCCTGGCAGCAGACCGTACGGCGGTTGTCGGGACGTCCTGTCCAGATCCCCGAGGCCAAGGAACTGGTCGCACTCGGCGCCGCGGCACAGGCCGCCGGCCTGCTGACCGGCGAGGACGCGGCAGCGGTCGCCCGGCGCTGGAACACGGCCGCCGGACCGGTGCTCGACGCCGTGGAACGGGACGAGGCGACGCTGACCCGGATCACCGGGGTACTCTCCGATGCGGCACCGCTGCTGGAGCGGAACACTGACTCGCTCTGA
- the xylA gene encoding xylose isomerase has translation MNYQPTPEDRFTFGLWTVGWQGRDPFGDATRRALDPAESVRRLAELGAYGVTFHDDDLIPFGSSDSEREEHVKRFRQALDATGMKVPMATTNLFTHPVFKDGAFTANDRDVRRYALRKTIRNIDLAVELGASVYVAWGGREGAESGAAKDVRDALDRMKEAFDLLGEYVTEQGYDLKFAIEPKPNEPRGDILLPTVGHALAFIERLERPELYGVNPEVGHEQMAGLNFPHGIAQALWAGKLFHIDLNGQSGIKYDQDLRFGAGDLRAAFWLVDLLERAGYAGPRHFDFKPPRTEDLDGVWASAAGCMRNYLILKDRAAAFRADPQVREALAAARLDELAQPTAEDGLAALLADPTAYDTFDVDAAAARGMAFEHLDQLAMDHLLGAR, from the coding sequence ATGAACTACCAGCCCACTCCCGAGGACAGGTTCACGTTCGGTTTGTGGACGGTCGGCTGGCAGGGCCGGGATCCCTTCGGTGATGCCACCCGGCGGGCGCTGGACCCGGCGGAGTCGGTGCGGCGCCTGGCCGAGCTGGGCGCGTACGGGGTCACGTTCCACGACGACGACCTGATCCCGTTCGGGTCGAGCGACAGCGAGCGCGAGGAGCACGTCAAGAGGTTCCGGCAGGCGTTGGACGCGACCGGCATGAAGGTGCCGATGGCGACGACGAACCTGTTCACGCACCCGGTGTTCAAGGACGGCGCCTTCACGGCGAACGACCGCGACGTGCGCCGGTACGCGCTGCGCAAGACCATCCGCAACATCGACCTCGCGGTGGAACTGGGCGCCAGTGTGTACGTCGCCTGGGGCGGCCGTGAGGGTGCGGAGTCCGGTGCGGCCAAGGACGTACGGGACGCGCTGGACCGGATGAAGGAGGCCTTCGACCTGCTGGGCGAGTACGTCACCGAGCAGGGCTACGACCTGAAGTTCGCGATCGAGCCCAAGCCGAACGAGCCGCGCGGTGACATCCTCCTGCCGACGGTGGGGCACGCGCTGGCGTTCATCGAGCGGCTGGAGCGGCCGGAGCTGTACGGCGTGAATCCGGAGGTCGGTCACGAGCAGATGGCGGGGCTGAACTTCCCGCACGGCATCGCGCAGGCGCTGTGGGCCGGCAAGCTGTTCCACATCGACCTCAACGGCCAGTCGGGTATCAAGTACGACCAGGACCTGCGCTTCGGGGCGGGCGACCTGCGGGCCGCGTTCTGGCTCGTCGACCTGCTGGAGAGGGCCGGGTACGCCGGTCCGCGGCACTTCGACTTCAAGCCGCCGCGGACCGAGGACCTCGACGGGGTGTGGGCTTCGGCGGCCGGCTGCATGCGCAACTACCTGATCCTCAAGGACCGGGCGGCCGCCTTCCGCGCCGATCCGCAGGTGCGGGAGGCGCTGGCCGCGGCCCGGCTGGACGAACTGGCCCAGCCGACCGCCGAGGACGGTCTCGCGGCCCTGCTGGCCGACCCGACCGCCTACGACACCTTCGACGTGGACGCGGCCGCAGCCCGGGGCATGGCATTCGAGCACCTCGACCAGCTCGCCATGGACCACCTCCTCGGGGCCCGCTGA
- a CDS encoding DEAD/DEAH box helicase, protein METLTVALPHWDGVGTAGVPAVLLPVRTALPILTRAREGVDGHRATVFWGTVVVEALHVVARGLLLPGLSAADHDAWRTGPLGAEETERIRHLAAAMPPEAHAVPVDVTEPLRLPDPEQLVRAFLDAVADTLPRSPAAELVTGQPAYASRKPQRMPELREWAADVAAGHDTGVRLSLRVEVRGLSAAASQEARPAFRAVLQVHSVSDPALVADAAEAWAGTVSDGFGKRARMDALLALRRAARAWPALTPLLSAAVPDAVELADEEVTELLGVGSRALAGAGVDVHWPRELARNLTSRAEVGPPDDEPSQRMAASDTGPSFLSADALLAFNWSFALGERRLTREELDLLAEANRPVVRLRDQWVLVDPEEAHRARTRQDHKVTPVDALAAALTGSTEVDGRRVEVRPTGWLASLRERLADPEVQDAVAQPAALDATLRDYQRRGLNWLARMTSLGLGCCLADDMGLGKTITLIALHLHRQTDESAAGPTLVVCPTSLMGNWQREIERFAPGTPVRRFHGTRRDLEGLADGEFVLTTYGTMRLDTDRLSAVPWGMVVADEAQHVKNPYSETARRLRSISARARVALTGTPVENNLSELWAILDWATPGLLGRLGTFRRHYAQAVEGGQDPAAAERLARLVRPFLLRRRKSDPGIAPELPPKTETDHPVSLTAEQTGLYEAVVREALAEIAGVDSMARRGMIVKLLTSLKQICNHPSQFLKEDRPTINGRSGKLELLDELLDTILAERASVLVFTQYVQMARLLEQHLAARGVASQFLHGGTSVTARESLVRRFQDGEVPVFLLSLKAAGTGLNLTRAEHVVHYDRWWNPAVEAQATDRAYRIGQTRPVQVHRLIAEGTIEDRIAALLNRKQDLADAVLGTGEAALTELTDAELADLVELRGGTR, encoded by the coding sequence ATGGAAACTCTGACGGTCGCACTCCCCCACTGGGACGGCGTGGGTACGGCCGGCGTGCCCGCAGTGCTGCTGCCCGTGCGAACGGCCCTGCCGATTCTCACGCGCGCGCGTGAGGGCGTGGACGGCCACCGGGCGACCGTGTTCTGGGGCACGGTCGTCGTGGAGGCACTGCACGTCGTGGCCCGCGGCCTGCTGCTGCCCGGCCTGTCCGCGGCCGACCACGATGCCTGGCGCACGGGCCCGCTGGGTGCGGAGGAGACCGAACGGATCCGCCATCTCGCCGCCGCCATGCCGCCGGAGGCACATGCCGTCCCGGTCGACGTCACCGAACCGCTGCGGCTGCCAGACCCGGAACAACTGGTGCGCGCCTTCCTCGACGCGGTCGCCGACACGCTGCCCCGCTCCCCCGCCGCCGAACTCGTCACGGGCCAGCCCGCCTACGCCTCGCGAAAGCCGCAGCGGATGCCCGAACTGCGCGAGTGGGCGGCCGATGTCGCCGCGGGACACGACACGGGAGTACGGCTGTCGCTGCGCGTCGAGGTACGGGGCCTGTCGGCCGCTGCTTCCCAGGAGGCCCGACCCGCCTTCCGGGCCGTGCTCCAGGTGCACAGCGTGAGCGACCCCGCGCTCGTCGCGGACGCCGCCGAGGCGTGGGCGGGCACCGTGAGCGACGGGTTCGGCAAGCGCGCGCGGATGGACGCCCTGCTCGCGCTCCGCCGTGCGGCGCGGGCCTGGCCCGCGCTCACGCCGCTGCTGTCGGCCGCGGTGCCGGACGCCGTCGAGCTCGCCGACGAAGAGGTCACCGAGCTGCTCGGAGTGGGCTCCCGGGCACTCGCCGGCGCCGGCGTCGACGTGCACTGGCCGAGGGAGCTGGCCCGTAACCTGACCTCCCGCGCGGAGGTCGGGCCGCCCGATGACGAGCCGTCGCAGCGCATGGCCGCGTCGGACACCGGTCCGTCCTTCCTGTCCGCCGACGCGCTGCTCGCCTTCAACTGGTCGTTCGCCCTGGGCGAGCGGCGGCTCACGCGCGAGGAGCTGGATCTGCTCGCCGAGGCCAACCGCCCCGTGGTGCGCCTGCGCGACCAGTGGGTGCTCGTGGACCCCGAGGAGGCACACCGCGCCCGCACCCGGCAGGACCACAAGGTCACGCCCGTCGACGCGCTCGCCGCGGCCCTGACGGGCTCGACGGAGGTCGACGGGCGCCGCGTCGAAGTGCGTCCCACGGGGTGGCTGGCGTCCCTGCGGGAACGGCTCGCCGACCCCGAGGTGCAGGATGCCGTCGCCCAGCCCGCCGCCCTCGACGCCACGCTGCGCGACTACCAGCGACGGGGGCTCAACTGGCTGGCCCGCATGACGTCGTTGGGCCTGGGCTGCTGTCTCGCCGACGACATGGGCCTGGGCAAGACCATCACGCTGATCGCCCTGCATCTGCACCGCCAGACCGACGAGTCCGCGGCCGGCCCCACTCTGGTGGTCTGCCCGACCTCCCTCATGGGCAACTGGCAGCGCGAGATCGAAAGGTTCGCGCCCGGCACGCCCGTACGCCGCTTCCACGGCACCCGGCGCGACCTGGAGGGCCTCGCCGACGGCGAGTTCGTCCTCACCACCTACGGCACCATGCGCCTGGACACCGACCGGCTCTCCGCCGTGCCGTGGGGCATGGTCGTGGCGGACGAGGCCCAGCACGTGAAGAACCCGTACTCGGAGACCGCGCGGCGATTGCGTTCCATCAGCGCACGCGCGCGGGTGGCGCTCACCGGCACCCCGGTGGAGAACAACCTGTCGGAACTGTGGGCCATCCTCGACTGGGCCACCCCGGGACTGCTGGGCCGGCTCGGCACCTTCCGCAGGCACTACGCGCAGGCCGTCGAAGGCGGCCAGGACCCGGCGGCGGCGGAGCGGCTGGCGCGGCTCGTACGGCCGTTCCTGCTGCGACGCCGCAAGTCGGACCCCGGCATCGCGCCCGAATTGCCTCCGAAGACCGAAACCGACCACCCGGTGTCGCTGACCGCGGAACAGACGGGGCTGTACGAGGCGGTGGTGCGCGAGGCGCTCGCGGAGATCGCCGGAGTCGACAGCATGGCGCGACGCGGCATGATCGTGAAACTCCTGACGAGTCTCAAACAGATCTGCAACCACCCGTCGCAGTTCCTCAAGGAGGACCGGCCGACCATCAACGGCCGCTCGGGAAAGCTGGAACTGCTGGACGAGCTGCTCGACACCATCCTCGCCGAACGGGCGAGTGTGCTGGTCTTCACCCAGTACGTGCAGATGGCACGGCTCCTCGAACAGCACCTCGCCGCCCGCGGCGTGGCCTCGCAGTTCCTGCACGGCGGCACGTCCGTCACGGCGCGGGAGTCCCTGGTGCGGCGGTTCCAGGACGGTGAGGTCCCGGTCTTCCTGCTGTCGCTCAAGGCGGCGGGCACCGGACTGAACCTCACGCGCGCGGAGCACGTCGTGCACTACGACCGCTGGTGGAATCCGGCCGTCGAGGCGCAGGCCACCGACCGCGCCTACCGCATCGGCCAGACCCGCCCCGTGCAGGTGCACCGTCTGATCGCCGAGGGGACCATCGAGGACCGCATCGCAGCCCTGCTGAACCGCAAGCAGGATCTGGCCGACGCGGTGCTGGGAACGGGCGAGGCGGCGCTCACGGAGCTGACGGACGCGGAACTGGCCGACCTGGTCGAGCTGCGAGGGGGTACGCGATGA
- a CDS encoding tannase/feruloyl esterase family alpha/beta hydrolase, with translation MRPPRGVPFLAAMLTAVSLIEPSPVAAATGGGDGAGHCARQERVRVPGAALQRRACLDDLTTTGLAGTPYTDLADQAGLTAEGTRTPSGVPGIQVDGYFPDSSRFNDTHGWRHDAQFVIRLPDDWNGGLVVTGAPGTRKQYATDRAISDRALAQGYAYASTDKGNSGTDFYRDGVRPGDAVTEWNARTTQLTRAARRVAAQRYGHLPRRTYIAGISNGGYLTRWQLENHPELYDGGVDWEGALWTADGPSLLTSLPVAVARMFGTTRDEELYTAGFARGSEFLWPYHETAYWGLTQKIYRAEFDPAHDPRCPGPTAGSTPEAILAPCRSDATYDYAERPASVHRAVARVALTGRIGKPLITLHGDLDALLPKAADSDVYARMIDARGRGRLHRYYTVAGGTHVDGLYDTYPDRLRPILPCFRSAFDALTAWVERDTTPPADHTIGRPADGDVVNSCALAAPAETRR, from the coding sequence ATGCGTCCGCCCCGTGGTGTCCCGTTCCTCGCCGCCATGCTGACGGCGGTCTCGCTCATCGAGCCGTCGCCGGTCGCCGCGGCGACCGGCGGCGGGGACGGAGCCGGACACTGCGCCCGCCAAGAGCGTGTACGGGTACCGGGCGCGGCCCTCCAGCGCAGGGCCTGTCTGGACGACCTGACCACCACCGGGCTGGCGGGCACCCCCTACACCGACCTGGCCGACCAGGCCGGGCTGACGGCCGAAGGCACCCGGACGCCGTCCGGAGTGCCCGGCATCCAGGTCGACGGGTACTTTCCGGACTCCTCCCGCTTCAACGACACGCACGGCTGGCGGCACGACGCACAGTTCGTGATCCGGTTGCCGGACGACTGGAACGGCGGCCTCGTCGTGACGGGCGCGCCGGGCACCCGCAAGCAGTACGCCACGGACAGGGCGATCTCCGACCGGGCCCTCGCACAGGGGTACGCGTATGCCTCGACCGACAAGGGCAACAGCGGAACGGACTTCTACCGGGACGGTGTCCGGCCCGGAGACGCGGTCACCGAGTGGAACGCACGCACCACCCAGCTCACCCGGGCCGCCCGCCGGGTGGCCGCCCAGCGCTACGGGCACCTGCCGCGGCGCACCTACATCGCCGGCATCTCCAACGGCGGCTATCTCACCCGCTGGCAGTTGGAGAACCACCCGGAGCTGTACGACGGCGGCGTGGACTGGGAGGGGGCGCTGTGGACCGCGGACGGCCCCAGCCTCCTCACGTCCCTGCCGGTGGCAGTGGCTCGGATGTTCGGCACGACACGGGACGAGGAGCTGTACACGGCGGGCTTCGCGCGCGGCTCCGAGTTCCTGTGGCCCTACCACGAGACGGCGTACTGGGGCCTGACGCAGAAGATCTACCGGGCCGAGTTCGACCCGGCCCACGACCCCAGATGCCCCGGTCCGACCGCCGGCTCGACGCCGGAGGCGATCCTGGCGCCGTGCCGCTCCGACGCCACCTACGACTACGCGGAACGCCCCGCCTCCGTCCACCGTGCGGTGGCCCGGGTCGCACTGACCGGACGCATCGGCAAGCCCCTGATCACGCTGCACGGCGATCTGGACGCACTGCTGCCCAAGGCCGCCGACTCCGACGTGTACGCGCGCATGATCGACGCGAGGGGGCGAGGCCGCCTGCACCGCTACTACACGGTCGCGGGCGGCACGCACGTCGACGGACTGTACGACACCTATCCCGACAGGTTGCGGCCGATCCTGCCCTGTTTCCGATCGGCCTTCGACGCGCTGACCGCATGGGTGGAGCGGGACACCACGCCACCCGCGGACCACACGATCGGCAGGCCCGCGGACGGCGACGTGGTCAACTCCTGTGCCCTTGCCGCGCCAGCCGAGACGCGGCGTTAG
- a CDS encoding oxygenase MpaB family protein gives MKRFERLAQIRRMDPYEDASEIYRLASAYEFPWDVARALELALYRTYAVPSIGRLLAETAQFTDRAQKRYDDTALLLDAVVEHGFGSEQGRTAIRRINQMHHAYDITNDDMRYVLCTFVVTPKRWIDAYGWRRMSRHETIASAVHYRTLGRHMGIKDIPGSYEEFEACLDAYEETHFAWDEGARRVSDATLDLMASWYPSPLAPVLRTGTLALLDEPLLRAFRYTPPSPATRSLVRRAVWLRGRAVRLMPPRRTPHHARQNWEIKGYPNGYRLAELGTRPVPGVRGCPVRHIDTSAGE, from the coding sequence GTGAAGCGTTTCGAACGGCTGGCACAGATCCGGCGGATGGACCCGTACGAGGACGCTTCGGAGATCTATCGACTGGCCTCGGCCTATGAGTTCCCGTGGGACGTCGCCCGCGCTCTCGAGCTGGCTCTCTACCGCACCTACGCCGTTCCGAGCATCGGGCGACTGCTGGCCGAGACGGCGCAGTTCACCGACCGGGCGCAGAAGCGGTACGACGACACGGCCCTCCTGCTGGACGCCGTCGTCGAGCACGGCTTCGGCAGCGAGCAGGGCCGCACGGCCATCCGGCGCATCAACCAGATGCACCACGCATACGACATCACCAACGACGACATGCGGTATGTCCTGTGCACGTTCGTCGTGACCCCCAAACGCTGGATCGACGCCTATGGGTGGCGCAGGATGTCGCGTCACGAGACCATCGCGTCCGCCGTCCACTACCGCACGCTGGGGCGGCACATGGGCATCAAGGACATTCCCGGGTCCTACGAGGAATTCGAAGCCTGTCTCGACGCCTATGAGGAGACCCACTTCGCCTGGGACGAAGGAGCGCGCCGGGTCTCCGACGCCACACTCGACCTCATGGCCTCCTGGTACCCGAGTCCCCTCGCACCGGTTCTGCGGACCGGGACCCTCGCCCTGCTCGACGAGCCCCTCCTGCGGGCCTTCCGCTACACACCGCCCAGCCCCGCCACCCGGTCACTCGTACGCCGCGCGGTGTGGCTGCGCGGGCGCGCGGTCCGTCTGATGCCACCGAGGCGCACTCCGCACCACGCCCGGCAGAACTGGGAGATCAAGGGCTACCCGAACGGCTACCGGCTGGCCGAACTGGGCACCCGCCCGGTCCCCGGCGTGCGGGGGTGCCCGGTCCGCCACATCGACACGTCGGCCGGCGAGTGA